Proteins co-encoded in one Kutzneria chonburiensis genomic window:
- a CDS encoding GTP-binding protein has protein sequence MSGRSDTSVHGPTSVKIVISGGFGVGKTTLIGAISEIEPLVTEAAMTERSVGVDDPGSRSDKHTTTVALDFGRITLDSSLILYLFGTPGQDRFVFLWDDLVEGALGAVILVDTGRIEDCYPVLDYFERRDTPFVVAVNHFPGQREFDLDEVREALGCDESVPLIACDARDRESVKEVLVTVIEQVLLARLTAPPQVSATH, from the coding sequence TTGTCCGGGCGCTCTGACACATCCGTGCACGGGCCCACGTCCGTGAAGATCGTCATCAGCGGCGGCTTCGGCGTCGGCAAGACCACGCTGATCGGGGCCATCTCCGAGATCGAGCCGCTGGTCACCGAGGCGGCCATGACCGAGCGCTCGGTCGGCGTCGACGACCCGGGCAGCCGCAGCGACAAGCACACCACCACGGTGGCGCTGGACTTCGGCCGCATCACGCTGGACTCCTCGCTGATCCTGTACCTGTTCGGCACGCCGGGGCAGGACCGGTTCGTGTTCCTGTGGGACGACCTGGTCGAAGGCGCGCTGGGCGCGGTGATCCTGGTCGACACCGGGCGGATCGAGGACTGCTATCCGGTGCTGGACTACTTCGAGCGCCGGGACACGCCGTTCGTCGTTGCGGTCAACCACTTCCCGGGGCAGCGGGAGTTCGATCTGGACGAGGTGCGGGAGGCGCTGGGCTGTGACGAGTCCGTGCCGCTGATCGCCTGCGACGCCCGCGACCGCGAATCCGTCAAAGAGGTCCTGGTCACGGTCATCGAGCAGGTACTGTTGGCCCGGTTGACAGCTCCACCCCAGGTCAGCGCCACACACTGA
- a CDS encoding carboxylesterase family protein — translation MDVNTTTGPVRGVTTGQVEAFRGIPYATAARFQPPTPPKAWTEPLAATKPGPAAPQTASRLAWIMGERELDWAEDGCLNLNVWTTGLATKKPVLVWFHGGAFTSGSGGWDWYDGGNLAGDNDIVVVTANYRLGALGYLYKPEIGADNLGAQDQAAVLRWVHDNIAAFGGDPGKVTVGGQSAGAYSALYLAIDPATKDLVHRVVLQSGPWALPPADPTVAKANADKFLKLLKNPDAPTETVLATQQKLPTDGLPFLPVLGGAGYPKPWQQADLSELDVLIGHTKDEMVAFGNTPDVFQPGVHEIAKASNGFAYRFDCTGPLGAPHCVELPYLFGTFEAFKDSPMLGDDRNTDFGTAVANFTKTGEPGWPRYPECRHFV, via the coding sequence ATGGACGTGAACACGACGACGGGACCGGTCCGAGGCGTCACGACGGGCCAGGTCGAGGCATTCCGAGGCATCCCCTACGCGACGGCGGCAAGGTTCCAACCGCCGACGCCGCCCAAAGCCTGGACGGAGCCCCTGGCAGCCACGAAGCCGGGACCGGCGGCCCCGCAGACGGCGTCCCGACTCGCCTGGATCATGGGGGAACGGGAGCTGGACTGGGCCGAAGACGGCTGCCTGAACCTGAACGTCTGGACCACGGGCCTGGCCACCAAGAAGCCGGTGCTGGTCTGGTTCCACGGCGGTGCCTTCACGAGCGGTTCCGGCGGCTGGGACTGGTACGACGGCGGCAACCTGGCCGGCGACAACGACATCGTGGTGGTGACGGCCAACTACCGCCTTGGTGCCCTCGGCTACCTCTACAAGCCGGAGATCGGCGCGGACAATCTCGGCGCGCAGGACCAGGCGGCGGTGCTCCGCTGGGTGCACGACAACATCGCGGCGTTCGGCGGCGACCCGGGCAAGGTGACGGTCGGCGGCCAGTCGGCGGGCGCGTATTCGGCGCTGTACCTGGCGATCGACCCGGCGACGAAGGACCTCGTGCACCGGGTGGTCCTGCAAAGCGGACCCTGGGCGCTGCCGCCGGCCGATCCGACCGTCGCGAAGGCCAACGCCGACAAGTTCCTGAAGCTGCTCAAAAACCCCGACGCCCCAACGGAAACCGTGCTGGCCACGCAGCAGAAGCTGCCGACCGACGGCCTGCCGTTCCTGCCGGTGCTCGGCGGCGCCGGCTACCCGAAACCGTGGCAGCAGGCCGATCTGTCCGAGCTGGACGTCCTCATCGGCCACACCAAGGACGAAATGGTGGCGTTCGGCAACACACCGGACGTCTTCCAGCCGGGCGTGCACGAGATCGCCAAGGCCAGCAACGGTTTCGCCTATCGGTTCGACTGCACGGGACCGCTCGGCGCACCGCACTGCGTCGAGCTGCCGTACCTGTTCGGCACCTTCGAGGCCTTCAAGGACAGTCCGATGCTCGGTGACGACCGCAACACCGATTTCGGCACGGCCGTGGCCAACTTCACCAAGACCGGGGAGCCCGGCTGGCCCCGCTACCCGGAGTGCCGCCACTTCGTGTGA
- a CDS encoding ABC transporter permease: MLDAVRYELVRLRSLRSTWVLLATGPVIQFLFALIWATHHDMPVQTRFDNAFLGLFLVLAVLPAVTVGVSSFGHEYRFRTIVTTTLTLRTPTRILGAKAITVALFGAVTGALLVAVTLLADTVGGNPYTDGAAIGQAFVGAIVFAALSCLVGLGVAALCRNSAVALVAMIAFPTIIETLLLLAKVDPALIPFSAAEKLVTTASWTSPLALLGLAVVFLAGSWVTLRRRDA; encoded by the coding sequence ATGCTCGACGCTGTCCGCTACGAACTCGTCCGACTCCGTTCGCTGCGCTCGACGTGGGTGCTGCTGGCGACCGGGCCGGTGATCCAGTTCCTGTTCGCCCTCATCTGGGCCACCCACCACGACATGCCGGTGCAGACCCGGTTCGACAACGCCTTCCTCGGCCTGTTCCTCGTGCTGGCCGTGCTGCCGGCGGTGACCGTCGGCGTGTCGTCGTTCGGCCACGAGTACCGGTTCCGAACGATCGTCACGACCACGCTGACGCTGCGCACACCGACCCGCATCCTTGGCGCCAAGGCGATCACCGTCGCCCTGTTCGGGGCCGTCACCGGGGCTCTGCTGGTCGCCGTGACGTTGCTGGCCGACACCGTCGGCGGCAACCCGTACACCGACGGTGCCGCGATCGGCCAGGCCTTCGTCGGTGCCATCGTGTTCGCCGCGCTCAGCTGCCTGGTCGGGCTCGGCGTGGCCGCCCTGTGCCGCAACTCCGCCGTCGCGCTCGTCGCCATGATCGCGTTCCCGACCATCATCGAGACGCTGCTGCTGTTGGCCAAGGTCGATCCGGCACTGATCCCGTTCTCCGCGGCGGAAAAGCTGGTCACCACCGCCAGTTGGACCTCGCCGCTGGCGCTGCTCGGGCTGGCCGTGGTGTTCCTGGCCGGCAGCTGGGTGACGCTGCGCCGCCGCGACGCCTAG
- a CDS encoding DUF742 domain-containing protein → MSDQPRLPDPRMIQVNQAPAWFAPNTPVPPAPPAEPADGSFVRPFIVTGGRTMPLRDDLRIETLVVADRAALTAPLRFELQTVVRLCQSPQSVAEVAAHLHVPLGVAKVVIGDLMAAGHVTVHQPTELAVSTIERIRDLVRAL, encoded by the coding sequence ATGAGCGACCAGCCGCGGCTGCCCGACCCGCGCATGATCCAGGTCAACCAGGCCCCGGCCTGGTTCGCGCCGAACACCCCGGTGCCGCCCGCGCCGCCGGCCGAGCCGGCCGACGGGTCGTTCGTCCGGCCGTTCATCGTCACCGGTGGGCGCACCATGCCGCTGCGGGACGACCTGCGGATCGAGACGCTGGTCGTGGCCGACCGGGCGGCGCTGACCGCGCCGCTGCGCTTCGAGCTGCAGACCGTGGTCCGGCTGTGCCAGAGCCCGCAGTCGGTGGCCGAGGTCGCCGCCCACCTGCACGTGCCGCTCGGCGTGGCCAAGGTCGTGATCGGCGACCTGATGGCCGCCGGGCACGTGACCGTGCACCAGCCAACCGAGCTCGCCGTCAGCACCATCGAGAGGATCAGGGACCTTGTCCGGGCGCTCTGA
- a CDS encoding ATP-binding cassette domain-containing protein translates to MIVARGLTKRYGSVTAVDDLSFTVQPGVVTGFLGPNGAGKSTTMRLMLGLDHGAGRTEFDGRSFGELAHPARTVGVMLDARAVHPGRTARAHLRMVAAGSGLPADRVDQALDRVGLLTVADRRAGGFSMGMSQRLGLAGALLGNPQALMLDEPANGLDPEGVRWLRDLLKALAAEGRTVFVSSHLLNEMAVLADALVVIGQGRLVAAETTDAFVARNSRPEVLVRPADPGLLADLLARAGFAVAPQPDGSLVVATHDTDAIATIAMRASIVLRELTVRHSSLEDAFFTATAGAAQYRGRA, encoded by the coding sequence ATGATCGTCGCGCGCGGACTGACCAAGCGCTATGGATCGGTGACAGCGGTGGACGACCTGTCGTTCACCGTCCAGCCCGGCGTGGTGACCGGCTTCCTCGGCCCCAACGGGGCCGGCAAGTCCACCACCATGCGGCTGATGCTGGGCCTTGACCACGGGGCCGGCCGCACCGAGTTCGACGGGCGCAGCTTCGGTGAGCTGGCCCACCCGGCCCGGACCGTCGGCGTCATGCTCGACGCCCGCGCCGTGCACCCGGGCCGCACCGCCCGGGCCCACCTGCGGATGGTCGCCGCCGGCAGCGGCCTGCCGGCCGACCGCGTCGACCAGGCGCTGGACCGCGTCGGCCTGCTGACCGTGGCCGACCGCCGGGCCGGCGGCTTCAGCATGGGCATGTCGCAGCGGCTCGGCCTGGCCGGGGCGCTGCTGGGCAACCCGCAGGCGCTGATGCTCGACGAGCCGGCCAACGGCCTCGACCCGGAGGGCGTGCGCTGGCTGCGTGACCTGCTCAAGGCCCTTGCGGCCGAGGGACGAACGGTGTTCGTGTCCTCCCACCTGCTCAACGAGATGGCCGTGCTGGCCGACGCCCTGGTGGTGATCGGGCAGGGGCGGCTGGTCGCCGCCGAGACGACCGACGCCTTCGTCGCCCGCAACTCCCGGCCCGAGGTGCTGGTCCGCCCGGCCGACCCCGGCCTGCTGGCCGACCTGCTGGCCCGGGCCGGTTTCGCGGTCGCGCCGCAGCCGGACGGCTCGCTCGTCGTCGCCACGCACGACACCGACGCCATCGCCACCATCGCGATGCGGGCCAGCATCGTGCTCCGTGAGCTGACCGTCCGTCACAGCAGCCTGGAGGACGCGTTCTTCACCGCGACCGCCGGCGCCGCGCAGTACCGTGGGAGGGCCTGA
- a CDS encoding roadblock/LC7 domain-containing protein, protein MTAEVQHADPHTFNWLLANFVRGTDGVRDAVAVSSDGLLIAMSEGLDRTSADRLAALVSGLSSLAKSAARNYDFEALKLIMIEMKRGFLLVSAIEGGSCVGVIADSQCDIGLVGYEIAVLADRAGVLLTPALITELRETLRR, encoded by the coding sequence GTGACCGCCGAGGTGCAGCACGCCGACCCGCACACCTTCAACTGGCTGCTGGCCAACTTCGTCCGCGGCACGGACGGCGTCCGCGACGCGGTGGCGGTCTCCTCGGACGGGCTGCTGATCGCCATGTCCGAGGGCCTGGACCGCACCTCGGCCGACCGGCTGGCCGCCCTGGTGTCGGGGCTGTCCAGCCTGGCCAAGAGCGCGGCCCGCAACTACGACTTCGAGGCCCTCAAGCTGATCATGATCGAGATGAAGCGGGGCTTCCTGCTGGTCTCGGCCATCGAGGGTGGCAGCTGCGTCGGCGTGATCGCCGACAGCCAGTGCGACATCGGCCTTGTCGGCTACGAGATCGCCGTGCTGGCCGACCGGGCCGGCGTGCTGCTGACGCCGGCGCTGATCACCGAGTTGAGAGAGACGCTGCGGCGATGA
- a CDS encoding MSCRAMM family protein: MHTRSGSGVGGAVITVTGADGSQVDRVPVDGDGRYELNDLRNGKYTLIVTAAGYRPAAGTVAINDVPGAQDFELAGGGLVSGMVRSDGIPVPLAAIVASDVDGHILAQVAADEAGRYRIEGLPDGDTVLTASATGYEPTAEPVGVSALRPSIVDLNLPVQAVVHGVVTAPDGPVVAGATVTAVDGDGRVVATAVTGSDGSYRLTGLPSGDYTVVTSVYEPVAVRVSARAGELSTADVVFGR; the protein is encoded by the coding sequence GTGCACACCCGCAGCGGATCGGGCGTCGGCGGCGCGGTCATCACGGTGACCGGCGCGGACGGGTCGCAGGTGGACCGGGTCCCGGTCGACGGCGACGGCCGCTACGAGCTCAACGACCTGCGCAACGGCAAGTACACGCTGATCGTCACGGCGGCGGGCTACCGGCCGGCGGCCGGCACGGTCGCCATCAACGACGTGCCTGGCGCGCAGGATTTCGAGCTGGCCGGCGGCGGCCTGGTCAGCGGCATGGTCCGCTCGGACGGCATTCCGGTGCCGCTGGCGGCGATCGTGGCCAGCGACGTGGACGGCCACATCCTGGCCCAGGTCGCGGCGGACGAGGCCGGCCGGTACCGGATCGAGGGCCTGCCCGACGGCGACACCGTGCTGACGGCCAGCGCCACTGGCTACGAGCCGACGGCCGAGCCGGTGGGCGTCTCGGCGCTGCGACCGTCCATTGTGGACCTCAACCTGCCGGTGCAGGCCGTGGTGCACGGCGTGGTCACCGCGCCCGACGGCCCGGTGGTGGCCGGCGCGACCGTGACCGCGGTGGACGGTGACGGCCGGGTGGTGGCGACCGCGGTGACCGGGTCGGACGGCAGCTACCGGCTGACCGGGCTGCCCAGCGGCGACTACACGGTCGTGACGAGCGTGTACGAGCCGGTCGCCGTGCGGGTCAGCGCCCGCGCCGGTGAACTGTCCACGGCAGACGTGGTTTTCGGGCGGTGA
- a CDS encoding AfsR/SARP family transcriptional regulator, protein MRYGILGPLEVTRTGETVTPSTPQQRTVLALLLANADSWVSLGTMVDELWPARTPRSARVIVQVAVSKLRKVLPVKAIRTGPSGYLLTVDGAEFDQSEFVTQARRGRELMGAGKLGPARELLAAALGRWRGDALCDVAGGPVLEAHARWLTELRLSTVDSKVRIDLAAGRCHDVIAELTVLLARDPGQEVLAGSLMVALHQAGRSAEAADVVDRVAAFVEADPGPVLRRLVTDPSAWELPRTVVHTAQLPPAVPDFVGRADIRCSSLTVLCGPSGGGKTALAVRIAHDRRDEFPDGQLFAQLRGVATAEVLGSFLSALGCEVPHGLLERQQLFRSVTADRRILVVLDDAAGEAQVRPLLPGGAGCAVLVTSRSRLSGLEGAAVAEVAELTEAESLALLSAVAGADRVAAEEESARELVRLCGQLPLAVRVAGAKLASTKYLLVRELVERMADERRRLAELKVGDLDVRAGVEIGYSSCDPLQRKLLRLLGWFDSVDLPEWAMATLLDGDPSAALAGLVEAQLVAVTGRDRLGQLRYRPHELIRVFGHERLLVEEPAREAALDRLLKSYLDVSVRADRRLPTGRFPLSPAEKAADPAVVRRAEADPLGWRDAESAMLRCLVRLAHRHGRWALAGRLAEVCAARPGDRRIEVIGLVSARHTGDRRAQAVSLCRLGDLHWNAHGRANRARVYYDMACRIFTGLDDRAGLGRALAARADIDVERGDIERAQVCLEDGLVMLRQVDDQTGQADVLRQLGTVLADRDRPAEAIRCFEDSVRLARGLGDRRREAHAGKQLADVLRRNGDHDRAGALLEDALAASIRLADRHWEAHVLRSLGELSDAEDPLTRSLEMFQESGHEHATAYALRSLGEWHRRHGQDDRADALLRASLVVFEGIDDRRGRAYALLGLGQLRHRAGDSAAGRRAVRESITLFAGLGFTGWQAEARRTLRRLTPASPA, encoded by the coding sequence ATGCGGTACGGGATTCTCGGCCCACTGGAGGTCACCCGTACCGGGGAAACGGTCACGCCCAGCACGCCGCAGCAGCGCACGGTTCTGGCCCTGCTGCTGGCCAACGCCGACAGCTGGGTCTCGCTGGGCACCATGGTGGACGAGCTGTGGCCGGCGCGGACCCCGCGCAGCGCCAGGGTGATCGTCCAGGTCGCGGTGTCCAAACTCCGCAAAGTGTTGCCTGTCAAGGCAATCCGGACAGGACCGTCGGGCTATTTGTTGACGGTTGACGGCGCCGAGTTCGACCAGTCGGAGTTCGTGACGCAGGCGCGGCGCGGGCGTGAGCTGATGGGCGCCGGGAAGTTGGGGCCGGCGCGGGAGTTGCTGGCCGCCGCGCTGGGCCGCTGGCGTGGGGACGCGCTGTGCGATGTGGCCGGTGGGCCCGTGTTGGAAGCGCATGCCCGGTGGCTGACCGAGCTTCGATTATCCACCGTGGACAGCAAGGTGCGGATCGACCTGGCTGCCGGGCGGTGTCACGACGTGATCGCCGAGCTGACCGTGTTGCTGGCCCGTGACCCCGGGCAGGAAGTGCTCGCCGGTTCGCTGATGGTGGCGCTGCACCAGGCCGGTCGATCCGCCGAGGCGGCGGACGTGGTCGACCGCGTCGCCGCTTTCGTCGAGGCCGATCCGGGGCCGGTGCTTCGCCGGCTGGTGACCGATCCCTCCGCGTGGGAGCTGCCGCGGACCGTGGTCCACACTGCCCAGCTGCCGCCCGCGGTGCCGGATTTTGTTGGCAGAGCGGATATTCGGTGCTCGTCGTTGACCGTCCTGTGTGGACCTTCTGGTGGTGGCAAGACCGCGTTGGCGGTGCGGATCGCCCATGATCGCCGTGACGAGTTCCCGGACGGCCAGCTGTTCGCGCAGCTTCGTGGCGTGGCGACGGCCGAGGTGCTGGGGTCTTTCCTGTCGGCGCTGGGCTGCGAGGTGCCGCATGGTCTGTTGGAACGGCAGCAGCTGTTCCGGAGCGTGACCGCCGACCGGCGAATCCTGGTGGTACTGGACGATGCCGCCGGCGAGGCGCAGGTTCGGCCGCTGCTGCCCGGCGGTGCCGGGTGTGCCGTGCTGGTGACGTCACGCAGTCGGTTGTCCGGGCTGGAAGGCGCTGCCGTCGCCGAGGTCGCCGAGTTGACCGAAGCCGAGTCGCTGGCGTTGCTCTCGGCCGTCGCCGGGGCGGATCGTGTTGCCGCGGAGGAGGAATCGGCCAGGGAACTGGTCCGGTTGTGCGGGCAGCTGCCGCTGGCCGTGCGGGTCGCCGGGGCCAAGCTGGCGTCGACCAAGTACTTGCTGGTGCGGGAATTAGTTGAGCGGATGGCCGACGAGCGCCGCCGGCTGGCCGAGCTCAAGGTCGGCGACCTGGACGTGCGGGCCGGCGTCGAGATCGGCTACTCCTCGTGCGATCCCTTGCAGCGCAAGCTGTTACGGCTGCTGGGCTGGTTCGACTCGGTCGACCTGCCCGAGTGGGCCATGGCCACGCTGCTCGACGGGGACCCGTCGGCCGCGCTGGCCGGCTTGGTCGAGGCCCAGCTGGTGGCCGTGACCGGCCGGGATCGCCTGGGACAGCTGCGTTATCGTCCGCACGAGCTGATCCGGGTCTTCGGCCACGAGCGCCTGCTGGTCGAGGAGCCGGCCCGCGAGGCGGCGCTCGACCGGCTGCTCAAGTCCTATTTGGACGTGTCCGTACGGGCCGACCGGCGGCTGCCGACCGGCCGTTTTCCCTTGTCCCCGGCGGAGAAGGCCGCCGATCCCGCCGTGGTCCGGCGGGCCGAGGCCGATCCGCTGGGCTGGCGGGACGCCGAGTCCGCCATGCTGCGCTGCCTGGTCCGGCTGGCCCACCGGCACGGCCGCTGGGCGCTGGCCGGGCGGCTGGCCGAGGTCTGCGCGGCCCGTCCCGGCGACCGGCGGATCGAGGTCATCGGCCTGGTTTCCGCGCGGCACACCGGTGATCGCCGGGCTCAGGCCGTCAGCCTGTGCCGGCTCGGCGATCTGCACTGGAACGCGCACGGCCGGGCCAACCGGGCCCGCGTCTACTACGACATGGCGTGCCGGATCTTCACCGGGCTCGACGACCGGGCCGGGCTCGGGCGCGCGCTGGCCGCCCGGGCCGACATCGACGTGGAGCGCGGCGACATCGAGCGGGCCCAGGTCTGCCTTGAGGACGGGCTGGTCATGCTGCGCCAGGTCGACGACCAGACCGGGCAGGCCGATGTGCTGCGGCAGCTGGGAACCGTGCTGGCCGACCGGGACCGGCCGGCCGAGGCCATCCGCTGCTTCGAGGACAGCGTCCGCCTCGCCCGTGGTCTCGGCGACCGGCGGCGCGAGGCCCATGCCGGCAAACAGCTGGCGGATGTGTTGCGGCGCAACGGTGACCACGATCGGGCCGGCGCGTTGCTCGAGGACGCCCTCGCCGCGAGCATCCGGCTGGCCGACCGGCACTGGGAAGCGCACGTGCTGCGCAGTCTGGGCGAACTGTCCGATGCCGAAGACCCGTTGACCCGGTCACTGGAGATGTTCCAGGAGTCGGGCCATGAGCACGCCACCGCGTATGCCTTGCGGTCGCTGGGGGAGTGGCACCGGCGGCATGGGCAGGACGATCGCGCCGACGCCTTGCTGCGGGCCAGCCTGGTCGTCTTCGAGGGCATCGACGACCGGCGCGGGCGGGCCTACGCCTTGCTGGGGTTGGGGCAGCTCCGACACCGCGCCGGCGACTCCGCGGCCGGCCGCCGGGCCGTCCGGGAGTCGATCACGTTGTTCGCCGGCCTCGGCTTCACCGGCTGGCAGGCCGAGGCCCGCCGCACCCTGCGCCGATTGACCCCCGCGAGTCCCGCTTAG
- a CDS encoding sensor histidine kinase, whose amino-acid sequence MLSKLRSRLDSPWVVIARDAVLAALLVTPTVSEAHTTGIGLLPDGPVAAGVAVAAAVVVAVRSRFPRAVALLTSLTMVLDGVFFPLVFAVWSLGVRRGNTRDTWLIAAWCAVAVTVPWRPGFRLYFTDWDPQFLLLLPVFPVMFVGFPLVLGLWVWQRRQLVASLRERAVQAEEQRDMLAAKAVTDERARIARELHDVVAHRVSLLTVQAGAVSLSPNQELADFAEGIRQHGAAAMEELREMLSVLRREDGEAPKHPQPTLAAACELITEAVSAGQHVQASLPEELPEVPGSTARAVYWLLHESLINAGKHAPGSDISVSLRDHDGRLDVRVANTVGLPRAVPVPRSGFGLIGMRERVALSGGTLTAGPLLDGGFEVAATFPKEPR is encoded by the coding sequence GTGCTGAGCAAGCTTCGGTCCCGATTGGACAGTCCGTGGGTGGTGATCGCGCGGGACGCCGTGCTCGCCGCGCTTCTCGTGACCCCGACTGTGTCCGAGGCCCACACCACCGGCATCGGCCTTCTGCCCGACGGTCCCGTGGCGGCCGGTGTGGCCGTTGCCGCGGCCGTGGTGGTGGCGGTACGCAGCCGTTTCCCGCGGGCCGTCGCCCTGCTGACCTCGTTGACCATGGTGTTGGACGGCGTGTTCTTCCCGCTCGTGTTCGCCGTGTGGTCGCTGGGCGTGCGGCGGGGCAACACGCGGGACACGTGGCTCATCGCCGCTTGGTGCGCGGTGGCCGTCACCGTGCCGTGGCGGCCCGGGTTCCGGCTGTACTTCACCGACTGGGACCCGCAGTTCCTGCTCCTGCTGCCCGTCTTTCCGGTGATGTTCGTCGGCTTCCCGCTGGTGCTGGGGCTGTGGGTGTGGCAGCGCCGGCAGCTCGTGGCCAGCCTGCGGGAGCGGGCCGTGCAGGCCGAGGAGCAGCGGGACATGTTGGCCGCCAAGGCCGTCACCGACGAGCGGGCGCGGATCGCCCGCGAGCTGCACGACGTCGTGGCGCACCGCGTCAGCCTGCTGACCGTGCAGGCCGGCGCGGTGTCGCTGTCGCCCAACCAGGAGCTGGCCGACTTCGCCGAGGGCATCCGTCAGCACGGCGCGGCGGCGATGGAGGAGTTGCGGGAGATGCTCAGCGTGCTGCGCCGTGAGGACGGCGAGGCCCCGAAACACCCTCAGCCCACGCTCGCCGCCGCGTGCGAGCTGATCACCGAGGCGGTGTCGGCCGGCCAGCACGTGCAGGCTTCGTTGCCGGAGGAGTTGCCGGAGGTGCCCGGTTCGACCGCTCGGGCCGTGTACTGGCTGCTGCACGAGTCGTTGATCAACGCCGGCAAGCACGCCCCCGGTTCGGACATCTCGGTCAGCCTGCGTGATCATGACGGCCGGCTGGACGTGCGGGTCGCCAACACCGTCGGCCTGCCGCGGGCCGTTCCCGTGCCGCGGTCCGGTTTCGGCCTGATCGGCATGCGCGAGCGGGTCGCGCTGTCCGGCGGGACGCTGACCGCTGGTCCGCTGCTGGACGGCGGGTTCGAGGTGGCCGCCACGTTTCCGAAGGAGCCCCGGTGA
- a CDS encoding response regulator, with protein MIKAVLLEDEELVRLSIKMILESSGRVEVVADRGDGVDAVELVREFRPDIVVTDIRMPTVDGLEVTRRLQAAGDAPPILLLTTFDLDEYVYEALGAGAAGFLLKDTPPRDLIRGVEMVAAGNAVLAPSVLKRMAVRYSGGILAKEAAAQARLDTLTDREREVVLAVATGAGNTEIAARLSVSEATVKVHVSRAMTKLGLDNRTQLAILAFQAGAAG; from the coding sequence GTGATCAAGGCCGTGTTGTTGGAGGACGAGGAGCTGGTGCGGCTCAGCATCAAGATGATCCTGGAGAGCAGCGGCCGCGTCGAGGTCGTCGCCGACCGTGGCGACGGGGTCGACGCGGTTGAGCTGGTGCGGGAGTTCCGTCCGGACATCGTGGTCACCGACATCCGGATGCCCACTGTGGACGGTCTCGAGGTCACCCGCCGGTTGCAGGCCGCCGGCGACGCGCCGCCCATTCTGCTGCTGACCACTTTCGACCTCGACGAGTACGTCTACGAGGCGCTCGGCGCCGGCGCGGCCGGGTTCTTGTTGAAGGACACCCCGCCGCGTGACCTCATCCGTGGCGTCGAGATGGTCGCCGCCGGCAACGCCGTGCTGGCCCCTTCGGTGTTGAAACGCATGGCCGTCCGGTACTCCGGCGGCATCCTGGCCAAGGAGGCCGCCGCCCAGGCCCGATTGGACACGCTCACCGACCGTGAGCGCGAGGTCGTGCTGGCCGTGGCCACCGGGGCCGGCAACACCGAGATCGCCGCGCGGCTGTCGGTCAGCGAGGCCACCGTCAAGGTGCACGTCAGCCGGGCCATGACCAAGCTCGGCCTGGACAACCGGACCCAGTTGGCCATCCTGGCCTTCCAGGCCGGCGCAGCCGGGTGA
- a CDS encoding Lrp/AsnC family transcriptional regulator gives MRQILGETERRIVSVLLASPRASWRAVGLELGISERTVVRRALPLFQDGTLRATVVRNPMHFPGIVPMALRIRCAPNRIRAVAAVLARRPDTVAVDIIGGGDEICVQFMLAGAEARNLLLLRDLPATAAVESWTSYTMLRVFPTAFLWNGKPVKPPFPVGYQLPPTHHDIDEALIAALVADGRASYTDLALHADTSPVTARRRLDALVRGLSLRLAIEVDLGLLGIHGEALLWLNVAPGDLDATGEALSQHPLVRFAAATTGRANLLVAVAAADLPELYAFLTGGGLDGSVGTEVTPILTTVKRTGLIRAGS, from the coding sequence ATGCGACAGATCCTGGGCGAGACCGAGCGCCGTATCGTCTCCGTGTTGCTCGCTTCGCCGCGGGCTTCGTGGCGGGCCGTCGGCTTGGAGCTGGGGATCTCCGAGCGGACCGTCGTTCGTCGGGCCCTGCCGTTGTTCCAGGACGGCACCCTCCGGGCCACCGTCGTCCGGAATCCCATGCACTTCCCCGGCATCGTGCCCATGGCCCTACGGATTCGTTGCGCCCCCAACCGCATCCGCGCCGTCGCCGCCGTGCTCGCCCGCCGACCCGACACCGTCGCCGTCGACATCATCGGCGGCGGCGACGAGATCTGCGTCCAGTTCATGCTCGCCGGTGCCGAGGCCCGGAACCTGTTGCTGCTACGGGACCTTCCCGCCACCGCCGCCGTCGAGTCGTGGACCTCGTACACCATGCTCCGTGTCTTCCCCACTGCCTTCCTGTGGAACGGCAAGCCCGTCAAGCCTCCTTTCCCTGTCGGGTACCAGCTTCCGCCCACTCACCACGACATCGACGAGGCCCTCATCGCCGCTCTCGTCGCCGACGGGCGGGCCAGTTACACCGACCTCGCCCTCCACGCCGACACCTCCCCCGTCACCGCCCGCCGCCGCCTCGACGCCCTCGTCCGTGGTCTCAGCCTTCGCCTCGCCATCGAGGTCGACCTCGGCTTGCTCGGCATCCACGGCGAGGCCCTGCTCTGGCTCAACGTCGCCCCCGGTGACCTCGACGCCACCGGCGAGGCCTTGAGCCAGCACCCTCTGGTCCGCTTCGCCGCCGCCACCACCGGCCGCGCCAACCTGTTGGTAGCCGTCGCCGCCGCCGATCTGCCTGAGCTGTACGCCTTCCTGACCGGCGGCGGGTTGGACGGCAGCGTCGGCACCGAAGTCACCCCGATCCTGACCACCGTGAAGCGGACCGGTTTGATCCGGGCCGGCAGCTGA